The Sulfolobus acidocaldarius DSM 639 genome has a window encoding:
- a CDS encoding Clp1/GlmU family protein — MIKLDRDTDLVIKGPCVIRINSGKISVNGIVLIEGQLDIHENDTFTLTSMDVSSLDSNCEILSKYPTLGWHKIINDLDGRIIILGKQNSGKTYLSNMLLNMHGGKIIDADVGQSSLFLPTFVSISSRQVEKKLKLSERAYESIEFFGDITPLTNPRLHISLIDKLYNMNKDEKNLVIDADGWINGFSALKHKLELIYRLDPDYILVFNEKILSDLPIEIRRKVKIIKPFPLDVNRNIKTRKMYRKNKYRSYFSKSLLVDVDIREILGSPLSKNLLFAWGEEVQLIDEQPCQGYYIEREEIIGLIVGLLHKGKIAGAGLIKQVDEVNQKVTIQSPITAFDGVILGSIALNNDYDERRVKIKRCL, encoded by the coding sequence ATGATTAAGTTAGATAGAGATACCGATCTTGTCATAAAAGGTCCATGTGTAATTAGAATAAATAGCGGCAAGATATCTGTAAATGGAATAGTGCTGATAGAAGGACAGTTGGATATACATGAGAATGATACATTCACCCTTACTTCCATGGATGTAAGTTCTCTAGACAGTAATTGTGAAATATTATCAAAATATCCCACCTTAGGCTGGCATAAAATTATCAATGACTTGGACGGAAGGATAATTATTTTGGGTAAGCAGAACTCAGGGAAGACCTATCTCTCTAATATGTTACTTAACATGCATGGAGGCAAAATAATAGATGCAGATGTAGGTCAATCTTCATTATTTTTACCAACATTTGTGTCTATTTCGTCTAGACAAGTTGAGAAAAAATTGAAACTATCGGAAAGAGCATATGAAAGTATAGAATTTTTTGGTGACATAACTCCATTAACTAATCCTAGGCTTCACATATCACTGATAGATAAGTTATATAACATGAATAAAGACGAAAAGAACCTGGTTATTGATGCTGACGGATGGATAAATGGATTTTCAGCTCTTAAACACAAACTTGAACTGATCTATAGATTGGATCCTGATTACATTTTAGTATTCAATGAAAAAATACTAAGTGATTTACCTATAGAAATAAGGAGAAAAGTAAAAATAATAAAACCATTTCCACTGGATGTAAACAGAAACATAAAAACACGAAAAATGTATAGAAAAAATAAATATAGGAGTTATTTCTCGAAATCCCTTCTAGTGGATGTGGACATAAGAGAAATTTTAGGTTCACCATTATCCAAGAATTTATTGTTTGCTTGGGGAGAGGAAGTTCAATTAATAGATGAACAACCATGCCAAGGTTACTACATCGAGAGAGAGGAGATCATAGGATTAATTGTCGGTCTCTTACATAAGGGAAAAATTGCAGGTGCAGGCTTAATAAAACAGGTCGATGAAGTTAATCAAAAAGTCACCATTCAATCGCCTATTACCGCATTTGATGGTGTAATTTTGGGAAGTATAGCATTAAATAATGACTATGATGAAAGAAGAGTGAAGATAAAGAGATGTTTATAA
- a CDS encoding THUMP domain-containing protein produces MERPTLLLTAKKNKDNICLMEILNRILIKDINATAVEIVKNVIILYSNLNPMEAYGLLISGPPSCVAKIFPIHGVIDSISEAEVIRKSIDLCKNMLKNTFYVQCYSRGVRVNCREIEIGIGIGLRGIAKVDFKSPELIVFVNVVRDKSYISFLKKGREKVSVKSLGQNI; encoded by the coding sequence ATGGAAAGACCAACACTTCTCCTAACTGCTAAAAAGAACAAAGATAACATCTGCTTGATGGAAATACTTAACAGGATCCTGATAAAGGATATAAACGCTACAGCTGTCGAGATAGTGAAGAACGTGATTATTCTGTATTCTAATTTAAATCCAATGGAAGCTTATGGACTATTAATATCTGGACCTCCATCATGTGTTGCTAAAATATTTCCTATACATGGTGTGATAGATAGCATTTCTGAGGCTGAGGTAATTAGAAAATCTATTGATCTGTGTAAAAATATGTTAAAGAATACTTTTTATGTTCAATGTTACTCGAGGGGAGTAAGGGTCAATTGTAGAGAAATTGAAATAGGCATAGGCATAGGTCTTAGGGGAATTGCTAAGGTCGATTTCAAATCACCTGAGTTAATAGTTTTTGTAAATGTGGTAAGGGACAAGTCTTACATCTCGTTTTTAAAAAAGGGTAGAGAGAAAGTTTCGGTCAAGTCTCTGGGTCAAAATATATAG
- a CDS encoding CDP-2,3-bis-(O-geranylgeranyl)-sn-glycerol synthase: protein MFVIGLLLGLIYYIPALVANGSAPFIKSGTPIDFKRKLNDGRRVLGDGKTFEGLLLSLTFGTTVGAIISRFLGIEWIIIGFVESLGAMLGDMLGAFIKRRIGLERGARAPILDQLDFILGATVVLISFNVNLNIYQVVFVCVLVIALHMFTNYVAYRLKIKSVPW, encoded by the coding sequence ATGTTTGTGATTGGGTTATTACTTGGATTGATATATTACATTCCAGCGTTGGTGGCTAACGGAAGTGCACCTTTTATAAAGAGCGGCACACCTATAGACTTTAAGAGAAAGCTGAACGATGGAAGGAGAGTATTGGGAGATGGAAAAACATTTGAAGGATTATTATTATCTCTAACATTTGGTACCACAGTTGGAGCTATAATTTCAAGGTTTTTAGGAATAGAATGGATAATTATCGGTTTTGTAGAAAGTTTAGGAGCTATGCTGGGGGATATGTTAGGTGCTTTTATAAAGAGAAGAATAGGATTAGAGAGAGGTGCCAGAGCTCCTATATTAGATCAGTTAGACTTTATTTTAGGTGCAACTGTAGTTCTTATTAGTTTCAATGTTAATCTAAATATCTATCAGGTCGTATTTGTTTGTGTACTAGTTATAGCTCTTCATATGTTTACCAACTATGTGGCGTATCGATTAAAAATAAAAAGTGTTCCATGGTAA
- a CDS encoding ORC1-type DNA replication protein, with the protein MKVLDDIKNLIEDLLGGDTVFNNTKILNPEYIPSNLPHRENQIKEMTVSFRDLILNPGSSSIRLVIIGRTGTGKSVTTKKFGLKLREIAHERNLRLEYVHVNCHRQRTLYLILQEISQGLRLQLPNRGLSSQETFRIIYDYLEKRNIHLVITLDEFDYFVSTAPLEDIYFLVRVYDELNVTTKRLHYIFIVREITSLSGLDKSIKDHIIKNIIDFPPYKSTELYDILADRVYNEKAFKENSVSEDVLRFIAEVHGFDKGGSGNARISIETLELAGKIADSENSPIVTLEHAKKANSKINPELSALIDSIKELDLHQLIFLKALVLLHDQEGIDFFPIGKIEQRYVELSKNFGEEPRRHTQIFEYVRRMKLMGLINTRQSGRGMRGRTTLVSLPIPISMEFKDLINTEIRKRLEQSRIS; encoded by the coding sequence GTGAAAGTTTTGGACGACATAAAGAATCTCATTGAAGATCTATTAGGAGGTGACACTGTATTTAACAATACTAAAATTTTAAATCCAGAATATATACCTTCGAATCTTCCTCATAGAGAGAATCAGATCAAAGAGATGACAGTTTCCTTTAGAGATCTTATATTGAATCCTGGAAGTTCTTCCATAAGATTGGTAATAATAGGAAGAACTGGAACAGGCAAATCTGTAACAACAAAGAAGTTCGGATTAAAACTCAGAGAAATAGCTCATGAGAGAAATTTGAGGTTAGAATACGTTCATGTGAATTGCCATAGACAGCGAACCTTATACCTTATTTTGCAAGAGATTTCTCAAGGTCTACGGTTACAATTGCCTAATAGGGGTTTATCTTCACAGGAAACATTTAGAATAATATATGATTATTTAGAGAAAAGGAATATTCATCTTGTTATTACTCTTGACGAATTTGACTATTTTGTGAGTACAGCACCACTGGAAGATATATATTTCTTAGTGAGAGTTTACGACGAGCTAAATGTAACTACCAAGAGACTACATTATATTTTCATTGTTAGGGAAATAACTAGTCTTTCAGGTTTAGATAAGAGTATTAAAGATCATATAATCAAGAACATCATAGATTTTCCACCTTATAAATCGACAGAACTATATGATATTCTTGCAGATAGAGTCTATAACGAGAAGGCGTTTAAGGAGAATTCTGTATCGGAAGACGTATTAAGGTTTATAGCTGAAGTTCATGGATTTGATAAAGGGGGTAGCGGAAATGCAAGAATATCAATAGAAACTCTTGAACTTGCGGGAAAAATTGCAGACAGTGAGAATTCACCAATTGTTACGTTAGAACATGCGAAGAAAGCTAACTCAAAAATTAACCCTGAATTAAGTGCATTAATTGATAGTATTAAAGAACTTGATCTTCATCAACTAATATTTCTAAAGGCTCTCGTATTATTACATGATCAAGAAGGAATAGACTTCTTTCCAATAGGAAAAATAGAACAAAGATACGTCGAATTAAGTAAGAATTTTGGTGAAGAGCCTAGGAGACATACTCAAATATTTGAATACGTTAGGCGAATGAAGCTAATGGGTCTTATAAACACAAGGCAAAGTGGTAGAGGGATGAGAGGAAGAACAACGCTAGTATCTTTACCTATACCTATTTCTATGGAATTTAAAGACTTAATAAATACAGAAATTAGAAAGAGGTTAGAACAATCGAGGATCTCATAA
- a CDS encoding universal stress protein produces MKFLIAYDGSEQSKKAVRFLLRILKKEDEVYVITVIKEAPRSPDQKIIEDEKKAEGLHKEVLELFPSAKSAIIESGDVVSTIIDYCERVNCDMIVTGSRGLTGIKKVVIGSVSSALIEKAKVPILVVK; encoded by the coding sequence ATGAAGTTTTTAATAGCGTATGATGGCTCAGAACAGTCAAAAAAGGCTGTTAGATTTCTACTTCGCATACTAAAAAAGGAAGATGAAGTATATGTAATAACAGTTATAAAAGAAGCACCTAGGTCACCGGATCAAAAAATTATTGAAGACGAGAAAAAAGCTGAAGGTCTACATAAAGAAGTATTAGAGTTATTTCCATCAGCTAAATCAGCTATAATTGAAAGTGGAGATGTGGTCAGCACAATAATAGACTATTGTGAGAGAGTTAATTGTGATATGATAGTTACAGGTAGTAGAGGTCTGACAGGAATTAAAAAAGTAGTAATAGGAAGTGTTTCGTCCGCTTTAATAGAAAAGGCTAAGGTACCTATACTCGTTGTAAAGTAA
- the mcm gene encoding minichromosome maintenance protein MCM, producing METPSQLDYGELFLEFISTFHDDKGRLVYQNLINELIAYRKKSIYIDFSDLYSFNQKFATKLIDSPKEIIPLIEKKLYDYVTERDPSYQDEIRELHVRILNVPRVVELRKLRSNYAGRLISVEGILVKATPPKERLRKAIFQHMNPDCMHEFVWPPEGDMGEVIEAPSVCPACNKPGQFKFIEDKSEFIDWQKAVIQERPEEIPPGQLPRQVEIVFEDDLVDISRPGDRVKVVGILEIKKDTYIRRGSKAIFDIYLKVNSIEISQKVLDEVNISEEDEKKIRELSKDSFIREKIISSIAPSIYGHWEIKEAIALSLFGGSPKLLPDGTRVRGDIHILIIGDPGTAKSQMLQFAARVAPRAVYTTGKGSTAAGLTATVTRDKNSGDYYLEAGALVLADGGIAVIDEIDKMREEDRVAIHEAMEQQTVSIAKAGIVAKLNARATVIAAGNPKLGRYIAERTLIENINLPPTILSRFDLIFILVDKPGKEDELLASHILNVHASKNIVQQNTIDTELLKKYIAYSRKNVSPKLGDEAKKLLLDFFVEMRKKSSESPDSPIIITPRQLEALIRISEAYARMALKEEVSREDAERAINIMRIFLERVGIDVESGKIDIDTIMTGKPKSAREKMSKILEIIDTISSSEGCVKIKDLAKEAENAGIEKSSFDKLISDMRKQGLIYESRPDCYRKV from the coding sequence TTGGAAACCCCTTCTCAGCTTGATTATGGTGAATTATTTCTAGAGTTTATATCAACTTTTCATGATGACAAAGGTAGATTAGTATATCAAAATCTTATAAATGAATTAATAGCTTATAGAAAGAAAAGCATTTACATAGACTTCTCTGATTTATACTCATTCAACCAAAAATTTGCTACTAAACTTATAGATTCACCTAAGGAAATCATTCCATTAATCGAAAAGAAACTTTATGATTATGTAACTGAGAGAGATCCGTCATACCAAGACGAAATACGAGAATTACATGTGAGAATATTAAATGTACCTAGAGTTGTAGAACTTAGAAAACTAAGAAGTAACTATGCTGGAAGGCTAATTTCAGTTGAAGGAATATTGGTAAAAGCAACCCCTCCTAAAGAAAGATTAAGAAAAGCCATATTTCAACATATGAACCCTGATTGTATGCATGAGTTTGTATGGCCTCCAGAAGGAGATATGGGAGAGGTCATTGAAGCACCATCTGTATGTCCTGCATGTAACAAACCTGGACAATTCAAATTCATAGAGGACAAGTCAGAGTTTATCGATTGGCAAAAAGCTGTAATACAAGAAAGACCTGAGGAAATTCCTCCAGGTCAGCTTCCTCGTCAAGTGGAGATTGTATTTGAAGACGATTTAGTTGATATCTCGAGACCTGGCGATAGAGTTAAGGTAGTCGGAATTTTGGAGATAAAGAAAGATACGTACATAAGAAGAGGTAGTAAAGCAATATTTGATATTTATTTAAAGGTTAATAGTATTGAAATATCCCAGAAGGTACTTGATGAGGTAAATATATCGGAAGAGGACGAGAAAAAAATCAGGGAACTTTCAAAAGATTCTTTTATTAGAGAAAAAATAATTTCCTCAATAGCACCATCAATTTATGGACACTGGGAAATTAAAGAAGCCATAGCATTATCCTTGTTCGGAGGCTCTCCTAAGCTACTACCTGATGGAACACGAGTTAGAGGAGATATTCACATCCTCATAATAGGCGATCCCGGAACAGCAAAATCACAAATGTTACAATTTGCAGCCAGAGTTGCACCAAGAGCAGTCTATACGACAGGAAAAGGTTCTACTGCAGCAGGACTTACTGCAACTGTAACCAGAGATAAAAATAGTGGTGATTATTACCTGGAAGCAGGAGCATTAGTATTAGCCGATGGTGGAATTGCAGTAATAGATGAGATTGATAAGATGAGAGAGGAGGATAGAGTTGCAATTCATGAGGCAATGGAACAGCAGACTGTATCTATTGCAAAAGCTGGAATAGTAGCAAAACTAAACGCTAGAGCTACTGTCATAGCTGCGGGAAATCCCAAGCTAGGCAGATACATCGCAGAGAGGACACTTATTGAGAACATAAATCTACCACCTACGATATTATCGCGTTTTGATTTGATATTCATATTAGTAGATAAACCAGGAAAAGAAGATGAGTTACTTGCTTCACACATTTTGAATGTTCATGCGTCTAAAAACATTGTCCAGCAAAATACTATAGATACTGAATTACTTAAGAAATATATTGCTTACTCAAGAAAAAATGTAAGTCCAAAACTTGGTGATGAAGCCAAAAAATTGCTTCTAGATTTCTTCGTAGAAATGAGGAAAAAGAGTTCAGAGAGTCCAGACTCACCAATAATTATTACACCAAGACAGCTTGAGGCATTAATAAGAATATCAGAGGCATATGCAAGAATGGCTCTAAAAGAGGAAGTTTCAAGAGAAGATGCGGAAAGAGCAATAAATATAATGAGAATATTTCTAGAAAGAGTAGGAATAGATGTGGAATCAGGCAAAATAGATATTGATACAATAATGACAGGTAAACCGAAGAGTGCCAGAGAAAAAATGTCAAAGATATTGGAGATAATAGATACCATATCCTCTTCTGAGGGATGTGTAAAAATCAAGGATCTTGCAAAGGAGGCTGAAAACGCTGGTATAGAAAAATCCTCTTTTGATAAACTTATAAGCGATATGAGAAAACAAGGTCTTATATACGAATCTAGACCCGATTGCTATAGAAAAGTATAG
- a CDS encoding amidohydrolase, producing the protein MSGNKTYTLVRCRFIVDSENIVENLNVIIQGNVIKSIGHEIEGDEIDCSNYVVIPGLINAHTHSGMMIFRGYYDDSELADWLSRIWDEERKMTQKVMNIGSEISVIEMLSKGTTGFVDMYFNPEGVKEIAEKYGIRVEAGYTFLDSMMEPHEVDSRQRKLSRTNYFKPIVNVHSIYSTSVDTLKLAKQLAEETETRIHIHVAETRNEIFQSKKKYGKFPVEFLHELNIVEISQLVHLGWVANWELEYVEMATHCPTSNMKLATAGFFPFIDMIEKGKNVTIGTDGPSTNNSLDMFREMKNTVLLQRHSYWDTRIKALHALKSATEEGYKLMGIKGGKIKEGYMADLVLLDSDQLYPLKKDRIVSNIVYNAVGENVSKVIIDGKIAYERGKFSARKKELLSLIDNILI; encoded by the coding sequence ATGAGTGGTAATAAAACATATACATTAGTAAGATGTAGATTTATAGTAGATTCAGAAAATATAGTTGAAAATTTGAATGTAATTATACAAGGTAATGTAATCAAGTCTATTGGTCATGAAATTGAAGGCGATGAAATTGATTGTTCAAATTATGTGGTTATTCCAGGCTTGATTAACGCTCATACTCATTCCGGGATGATGATATTCAGAGGATATTATGACGATAGTGAATTGGCTGACTGGTTATCTAGGATCTGGGACGAAGAGCGAAAGATGACCCAGAAGGTAATGAATATTGGATCAGAAATATCCGTTATTGAGATGCTATCCAAAGGTACCACAGGGTTTGTTGATATGTACTTTAATCCAGAAGGTGTTAAGGAAATAGCCGAAAAGTATGGAATTAGAGTCGAGGCAGGCTATACTTTTTTAGATTCCATGATGGAACCCCATGAGGTAGATTCTAGACAAAGAAAGCTAAGTAGAACTAACTACTTTAAACCTATAGTAAATGTTCATAGCATATATTCAACATCCGTTGATACTCTGAAATTAGCAAAACAACTGGCTGAAGAGACGGAAACGCGTATTCATATTCATGTGGCTGAAACTAGGAATGAAATTTTTCAGTCTAAGAAAAAATACGGGAAATTTCCTGTAGAGTTTCTACATGAATTAAATATTGTCGAAATTTCTCAATTGGTTCATTTAGGGTGGGTCGCAAATTGGGAATTAGAATATGTAGAGATGGCTACACACTGTCCTACATCTAATATGAAACTAGCCACTGCAGGTTTTTTCCCATTTATAGATATGATCGAGAAAGGTAAGAATGTTACCATAGGTACTGACGGACCGTCGACTAATAATTCACTGGATATGTTTAGGGAAATGAAAAATACAGTATTACTACAGAGACACTCCTATTGGGACACTAGAATAAAAGCTCTTCATGCTCTTAAATCTGCTACAGAAGAAGGATACAAATTAATGGGAATAAAGGGTGGAAAAATAAAAGAAGGATATATGGCAGATCTAGTTCTTTTAGATAGTGATCAATTATATCCACTAAAGAAAGATCGTATAGTCTCAAATATAGTTTATAATGCAGTGGGAGAAAACGTTAGTAAGGTTATAATTGATGGTAAAATAGCATATGAGAGGGGAAAATTTTCTGCCAGGAAGAAGGAACTTCTATCACTCATTGACAATATTTTAATCTAA
- a CDS encoding UPF0147 family protein produces MSALYDNEAKIRQAVGMLQKIVNDTSVPRNIRRAATDAIRNLQDQTLSPAVRAANAIGILEEISQDPNMPMHTRIAIWNVVSMLETVKD; encoded by the coding sequence ATGTCTGCTCTTTATGACAATGAGGCAAAAATTAGACAGGCTGTGGGGATGCTACAAAAAATAGTGAATGATACTAGTGTTCCTAGAAATATTAGAAGAGCAGCAACAGACGCTATTAGAAATCTTCAGGATCAAACTTTGAGTCCAGCAGTAAGAGCAGCAAATGCCATTGGGATTTTAGAGGAAATAAGTCAAGACCCGAATATGCCCATGCATACCAGAATAGCCATATGGAATGTTGTCTCAATGCTAGAGACAGTTAAAGATTAA
- a CDS encoding replication factor C large subunit → MPLQWFLKYRPKSLQEVENQDEVKEELKKWIESWLNGEPTAKAVLLYGPPGVGKTTLAEALARDYKLELLEMNASDSRNLRDIKDVAERASISGSLFGIKGKIILLDEIDGIYSRADAGAIPAILELIEKTKYPVILTANDPWDPSLRSLRNAVKMIELKRLGKYPLKRLLKRICEKEKIVCIDEALDHIIEQSEGDARYCINMLQGIAEGYGKVTLDNVKELVRRKDRELDPFETLRDVFWAKYYWQAKNAVTNSQVDYELLMRWFDENIPLQYTSMEDVWRAYEALSRASVFLTRAKQVGWDLLSYVFDLMGPGIAFASLEKKKPGYKARWVKYQFPQYIQALARTKEKRDSIETLLKKIGEKTHTSKRKVLNDTLPFLASYYTRHAEAVENYLQLTEGEKEILNVFTQASKPTSEEKAEKSKKYYPKRSSSRKT, encoded by the coding sequence TTGCCATTACAATGGTTCCTGAAGTATAGACCAAAAAGTCTACAAGAGGTTGAAAACCAAGATGAAGTCAAAGAAGAACTTAAAAAATGGATAGAAAGTTGGCTTAATGGAGAACCAACAGCTAAAGCTGTCCTATTATATGGACCACCAGGTGTAGGCAAAACAACTCTAGCTGAAGCATTAGCTAGAGACTATAAATTAGAATTATTAGAGATGAATGCTAGTGATTCAAGAAATTTAAGGGATATAAAGGATGTTGCTGAAAGGGCATCTATTTCAGGCTCCTTATTTGGAATTAAGGGAAAAATAATATTACTAGATGAAATAGACGGAATTTATTCAAGGGCTGATGCCGGTGCTATACCTGCAATCTTAGAATTAATAGAAAAAACAAAATATCCAGTAATTCTCACTGCTAATGATCCATGGGATCCGTCTCTAAGAAGCTTAAGAAACGCAGTGAAAATGATAGAGTTAAAAAGATTAGGAAAATATCCGTTGAAGAGATTATTGAAGAGGATATGTGAGAAGGAGAAAATAGTTTGCATTGATGAGGCACTAGACCATATTATAGAGCAAAGCGAAGGTGATGCACGATATTGTATAAATATGCTTCAAGGTATAGCGGAGGGATATGGGAAAGTCACATTAGATAACGTAAAAGAGTTAGTAAGGAGAAAGGATAGGGAATTAGATCCCTTCGAAACCCTTAGAGACGTATTTTGGGCTAAGTATTATTGGCAGGCTAAAAATGCAGTCACAAATAGCCAGGTTGATTATGAGTTATTAATGAGATGGTTTGATGAGAATATCCCATTACAATACACGTCCATGGAAGATGTTTGGAGAGCTTACGAGGCTCTATCTAGAGCTTCTGTTTTCCTGACAAGAGCTAAACAAGTAGGATGGGATTTATTATCATATGTGTTTGATTTAATGGGACCAGGTATTGCATTTGCGTCATTAGAGAAAAAGAAACCAGGTTATAAGGCAAGATGGGTAAAGTATCAATTTCCACAATATATTCAAGCCTTAGCTAGGACTAAAGAAAAACGTGATAGTATCGAGACCCTTCTTAAAAAAATAGGTGAAAAAACTCATACCTCAAAAAGAAAGGTATTAAATGACACTTTACCATTCCTTGCGTCTTATTATACTAGACATGCAGAAGCAGTAGAAAATTATCTCCAACTGACCGAAGGGGAGAAAGAAATTTTAAACGTTTTTACACAGGCTAGTAAGCCAACTAGTGAAGAAAAGGCAGAAAAAAGTAAAAAATATTATCCGAAGAGATCTTCTAGCCGTAAGACTTAA
- a CDS encoding AAA family ATPase: MEFIFEKGNIISIYGASGTGKTNIGLELCQEIQPSLFISTEGKSYSSRVEKLRLKKDILFIESSNVFELLYALSKTTDLHVKLIVVDTVNKFYKLYRNKKDIELPLILLKSIADAGVKVVMLWQMSGNNRVSGEKFMRNFSDDIMRLSKGIIIGYSRYCKFKINDNGVIGCL; this comes from the coding sequence ATGGAGTTTATTTTCGAGAAAGGGAACATCATTTCAATTTATGGAGCTTCAGGTACTGGAAAAACAAATATCGGGTTGGAATTATGTCAAGAGATACAACCCAGTTTATTTATATCTACTGAAGGTAAATCCTACTCTAGTAGGGTTGAGAAATTAAGGTTGAAGAAAGATATACTCTTCATAGAATCTTCCAATGTTTTTGAATTGTTATATGCATTATCAAAAACAACTGATTTACATGTGAAACTGATAGTTGTAGATACAGTAAATAAATTCTACAAATTATATAGAAATAAAAAGGATATTGAACTTCCCTTAATCCTTCTAAAATCTATTGCAGATGCGGGAGTAAAAGTGGTTATGTTGTGGCAAATGTCAGGAAATAATAGAGTTAGTGGCGAAAAATTTATGAGAAATTTTTCGGACGATATAATGAGATTAAGCAAAGGAATAATAATAGGGTACTCGAGATATTGCAAGTTCAAGATAAATGATAATGGCGTGATAGGATGTTTGTGA
- the moaC gene encoding cyclic pyranopterin monophosphate synthase MoaC — MTEIRMIDISGKDIVLREAIAEGFIKLKKDTIEKITKREIEKGDVIATAKVAGILAAKKTHELLPMCHPIPLEYINVEIEIENDGLKVVSTVRAHYRTGVEMEALTATSIALLTIWDMVKKYEKDEEGQYPLTEISKIRVVSKIKSYG; from the coding sequence ATGACTGAAATTCGAATGATTGATATTTCAGGAAAAGATATAGTGCTAAGAGAAGCAATAGCTGAAGGATTTATAAAACTTAAGAAAGATACAATAGAAAAAATAACAAAGAGAGAAATAGAAAAAGGAGATGTGATCGCTACCGCAAAAGTTGCTGGAATTTTAGCTGCAAAAAAGACTCATGAGTTATTACCAATGTGTCATCCAATTCCTTTAGAATATATTAACGTAGAAATTGAGATTGAAAATGATGGGTTAAAAGTAGTCTCAACAGTTAGAGCTCATTACAGAACTGGAGTCGAAATGGAAGCTCTTACTGCTACTAGTATAGCCCTTTTGACTATTTGGGATATGGTAAAGAAGTACGAAAAAGATGAAGAAGGACAATACCCATTGACAGAGATCAGTAAAATTAGAGTTGTTAGTAAAATTAAGTCTTACGGCTAG
- a CDS encoding Sjogren's syndrome/scleroderma autoantigen 1 family protein, with the protein MSTTDSVKKAAELLRQGATMLDIPCPVCNMPLFRLKSGEVICPTHGKVYIVKDEAEQKRIQTNFLMDSLESILVNNVEKVAEKIKQDPMDTESITQIIRYLEAIERIMRIRNGLEKNKQ; encoded by the coding sequence ATGAGTACCACAGACTCAGTGAAGAAAGCTGCGGAATTGCTTAGGCAAGGTGCTACAATGTTAGATATACCTTGCCCGGTTTGTAATATGCCATTGTTTAGGCTAAAAAGTGGAGAAGTTATTTGCCCTACTCATGGTAAGGTATATATAGTTAAGGATGAGGCTGAGCAGAAAAGGATTCAGACTAACTTTCTTATGGATAGCTTGGAGAGTATACTGGTTAATAATGTAGAGAAAGTCGCGGAGAAAATAAAGCAAGATCCTATGGATACCGAGTCAATAACTCAAATAATTAGGTACCTCGAAGCTATAGAGAGAATCATGAGAATTAGAAATGGTTTAGAAAAGAATAAACAATAG
- the tmk gene encoding dTMP kinase codes for MFIISFEGIDGSGKTTISKIIYEKLLIEIGSNKKIILTSEPFSQEIIKLIEEIGWKDPISLALLFTADRAYHLNLLFKQNPEIIIMDRYIDSTIAYQSSLGIDENWIRNLNKYFPEPDLTILLDLKPETAIARIKNKVDKFNFDEKISTLSKVREKYLELAKRNNKIRIVNAEKSIDEIVEETWSIVYSFLNHF; via the coding sequence ATGTTTATAATATCATTTGAAGGAATAGATGGATCAGGAAAGACAACTATATCTAAAATAATCTATGAAAAACTCTTGATAGAAATTGGAAGTAATAAAAAAATCATATTAACTTCAGAGCCTTTCAGTCAGGAAATTATTAAGTTAATTGAGGAAATAGGATGGAAAGATCCTATATCATTAGCATTGTTGTTTACAGCAGACAGAGCATATCACCTAAATCTACTGTTTAAACAAAATCCTGAAATCATTATCATGGACAGATATATTGATTCTACAATAGCATATCAGAGTTCTCTGGGAATTGATGAAAATTGGATAAGGAATCTAAACAAGTATTTCCCAGAGCCTGACTTAACCATACTACTTGATCTAAAGCCTGAAACTGCTATTGCAAGAATAAAAAATAAGGTGGACAAATTCAATTTTGATGAGAAAATTTCTACATTATCAAAGGTTAGAGAGAAATATCTGGAACTAGCTAAAAGAAATAATAAAATAAGAATAGTGAACGCTGAGAAATCCATTGACGAGATTGTAGAGGAAACGTGGTCTATTGTTTATTCTTTTCTAAACCATTTCTAA